The genomic window tactatgGTAGTATATGTTTTCATGATGATAATCTACATTTCGGCTAGGTTTTCTTATACATAACCAAATCATGTCCCTTGTCAAAACTACATTTAGGAGATTAGATTTAACTACAATATGGTTTGGTTGGATTTTCATTtgattagatatatatatatatatatatatatatatatatatatatgtctatgtaattttatatattagaaaataaatctgctatattgatttaaaaacaattatgccCCAAGTACAATAAAGTTAGATTTGTATTAAAAtcagatatttgttttaaatttttttttctttcaataataTCCATTTAATCAGATTGGATTTCCGAAAATAGTAACATAACAATAACGTTAActcaaattattaaaatatgattttgtttggcTAAGAAAGTATGCTTTGTTTTTAGTTTGGATTTGTTGAGTATCTCGATTTTAGTCGTCCCGCCAGAATTGTTCCAACAGGATAAAATGTGCTGCACTTCATTGGGTCTATAAATGTTGAAGATTGAAATTTAAGACTTTTACCAATTACAatacatttgaaaaaaaaaaaaaaaacgtttgcGTTTCTCACACCATCAACCTTACATATGGCTGTTATATGAGCCTCGAGAGACTTGGCTTTCTTCAAACACAATAAATAGATCtgaacgaaaaaaaaaaagatgtgaaCGAGTTAACTTTAttgattcaaaataatattcagAGTCGGCTAAAAGGCTTTAGATAAtgacaacttcttcttctaccaCATTCTTCTAGCTAggtattaataatattattccAATAATAAGTGAGAAGTTTTGTTggtgaaaaaaagagaagagtaaaataaaaagaaactttgaagGGAAACTTTGATTTGGTCAAAAGCCAACGACATGCATTggctctatatatatgtgtctTTAAGAACTCATTTATTACTCTTCACTTCAatcaaagacaagaagaaagttagccagaaaaaaaaacagataagaaaatgtctatctttctttgtttcctcttACTTCTTCCACTCTCTTTAATCTTCTTGAAAAAGCTCTTACCGTCGAAAGGGAAGCTTCCTCCGGGACCTAAGGGTCTTCCGATCATCGGTAACTTGCACCAGTTTGGAAGATTTCTTCACAAATCTCTTCACAAAATCTCCCAAGAATATGGACCGGTGATGCTTCTCCATTTCGGGGTGGTCCCTGTGATAATTGTCTCTTCCAAAGAAGGAGCTGAGGAAGTGCTCAAGACTCACGATCTTGAGACTTGTAGCCGACCTAAGACGGTGGGGAGCGGGTTGTTTACTTACAACTTTAAAGATATTGGTTTTGCTCCGTATGGTGAGAATTGGCGAGAGATGAGGAAAATTGCGGTTTCCGAGCTCTTTAGCCAGAAGAAGCTCAAATCTTTCAGGTATATTAGAGAGGACGAGAGCCAATTGTTGGTCCGGAAGGTATCAAAATCTGCTCTTGAGACACCAACTTCATCAGTTAATTTGAGGAAGGTCATTTTTACCTTCGCGGCAAGTATCATTTGTAGACTTTCTTTTGGACAAAATTTTTGCGATTTTGTCGATATGGAGACAGTGGAAGAGTTGGTGCTTGAATCGGAGACCAACCTCGGCTCCCTGGCGTTTGCTGACTTCTTACCTGCAGGGTGGATCATAGATCGGATCTCCGGTCAGCATTCCACGGTGATGAAAGCCTTTTCCAAACTCACCAATTTCTTTGAACTTGTGATTGATGATCATTTGAAGAGTGGGAAAATCGAAGATCACTCAGACATCATCAGTGTCATGTTGGATATGATCAACAAACCCACCGAAGTTGGTTCT from Arabidopsis thaliana chromosome 3, partial sequence includes these protein-coding regions:
- the CYP71B5 gene encoding cytochrome p450 71b5 (cytochrome p450 71b5 (CYP71B5); FUNCTIONS IN: electron carrier activity, monooxygenase activity, iron ion binding, oxygen binding, heme binding; INVOLVED IN: oxidation reduction; EXPRESSED IN: 13 plant structures; EXPRESSED DURING: 8 growth stages; CONTAINS InterPro DOMAIN/s: Cytochrome P450 (InterPro:IPR001128), Cytochrome P450, E-class, group I (InterPro:IPR002401), Cytochrome P450, conserved site (InterPro:IPR017972); BEST Arabidopsis thaliana protein match is: cytochrome P450, family 71, subfamily B, polypeptide 38 (TAIR:AT3G44250.1); Has 33134 Blast hits to 32894 proteins in 1695 species: Archae - 47; Bacteria - 3311; Metazoa - 12038; Fungi - 6892; Plants - 9686; Viruses - 3; Other Eukaryotes - 1157 (source: NCBI BLink).), producing MSIFLCFLLLLPLSLIFLKKLLPSKGKLPPGPKGLPIIGNLHQFGRFLHKSLHKISQEYGPVMLLHFGVVPVIIVSSKEGAEEVLKTHDLETCSRPKTVGSGLFTYNFKDIGFAPYGENWREMRKIAVSELFSQKKLKSFRYIREDESQLLVRKVSKSALETPTSSVNLRKVIFTFAASIICRLSFGQNFCDFVDMETVEELVLESETNLGSLAFADFLPAGWIIDRISGQHSTVMKAFSKLTNFFELVIDDHLKSGKIEDHSDIISVMLDMINKPTEVGSYKVTDDHLKGLMSDVFLAGVNAGSITMIWTMTELSRHPRVMRKLQEEIRAALGPNKEKITEEDLEKVEYLKMVIEEAFRLHPPAPLLLPRLTMSDINIQGYSIPKNTMIQINTYTIGRDPKNWTKPDEFIPERFVDNPIEYKGQHFELLPFGAGRRVCPGMATGITIVELGLLSLLYFFDWSLPNGMTTKDIDMEEDGAFVIAKKVSLELVPTLHRW